CGTCGGTCATCCCCTCGCGGCGACGCACGGTGAACATCACCTCACACCGGTCCTCGTCCACACCCGCGGGGACGACGCGCATCGGGTTGTACACCTTCTCCCCCGACGGCATCCCGACCACGTGATCCAGCACCCCGAACGCGTTCGGCGGTGAGAACTCCACCGTCACGATGCCCATCGGCGAGTCGGCCACCCAACCGTCGGCCTCCTGCCGTAAACCGCCCTCGGCCAGCCCGGCGGCCCATTGCGGCCACGTGTGCGGATCCGCAGCGAACTCGTAGACCACCTCTGGTGCAACATCGATCCAAATACTGACGTGTCGCGACTGCATACCTTCATCGTGGCGCACACACTTTCCTGGTGGACACGACCCCCGAACCTGAGAACCCGGTAGAGGATTTCGTCCGTCGCGCCGAGCGCCTGGCCTCCGACGCCGAAGAACACGTCCCCTCGTGGCTGCGTTCCGGCGATCCGGAGAGCCGGATACCCGTGTTGATAGCTCT
The nucleotide sequence above comes from Mycolicibacterium moriokaense. Encoded proteins:
- a CDS encoding SRPBCC family protein; protein product: MQSRHVSIWIDVAPEVVYEFAADPHTWPQWAAGLAEGGLRQEADGWVADSPMGIVTVEFSPPNAFGVLDHVVGMPSGEKVYNPMRVVPAGVDEDRCEVMFTVRRREGMTDEQFDADAQAVAADLATLKQLVEASPAL